In Rubrivirga marina, the following are encoded in one genomic region:
- a CDS encoding glycosyltransferase, with translation MLASSTLWLFVLVAAFVAQCVGWAWVGAGIRRAREAAGVTPEPDPVLAALAARYQRGGPGTEDRGEGLPAEAARLDAEAEEVEAVPALPISVVVAARDEAERLPVLLDALAAQTHRPFEVVVVDDRSTDRTAPLVAWRAQDFPVPLRLVQVADGEPEAAGLPPKKHAIERGAAAATHDRLAFTDADGRPGPDWLATITRFATAESAHPGAEAEEAGAETSDDGAVLVGYGPLVREAGVLNRFARYETVQTAALAAAGVGWGRPWHAVGRNLSYPKGLLERLGGFEHSARSLSGDDDLLVQEAARRGAAPVRYVWSPRAAVPSPAPPDWATFWRQKRRHASAGSHYPAGVLLGLGLFHTANYALWLGAPLLHLATGVPYGWGLLAAKLLLQRTVVNDVLDGLGDEPDLRLWQPVLDGLSAFYHAAFAVLGVLPAPKRW, from the coding sequence GTGCTGGCCTCGTCGACTCTTTGGCTGTTCGTCCTCGTCGCCGCGTTCGTCGCCCAGTGCGTCGGGTGGGCGTGGGTCGGCGCCGGGATCCGGCGGGCCCGGGAGGCGGCGGGCGTCACGCCCGAGCCGGACCCGGTCCTCGCCGCTCTCGCGGCGCGCTACCAGCGTGGGGGGCCGGGGACCGAAGATCGCGGTGAGGGCCTCCCCGCCGAGGCCGCCCGCCTCGACGCCGAGGCGGAGGAGGTCGAGGCCGTGCCGGCCCTGCCGATCAGCGTCGTCGTGGCGGCGCGCGACGAGGCCGAGCGCCTCCCGGTGCTCCTCGACGCGCTCGCCGCCCAGACCCACCGGCCGTTCGAGGTCGTCGTCGTGGACGACCGGTCGACCGACCGGACGGCCCCACTCGTGGCGTGGCGGGCGCAGGACTTCCCGGTCCCGCTCCGCCTCGTCCAGGTGGCCGACGGCGAGCCCGAGGCGGCCGGGCTCCCGCCCAAGAAGCACGCGATCGAACGGGGGGCGGCCGCCGCGACCCACGACCGCCTCGCCTTCACCGACGCCGACGGGCGCCCCGGCCCCGACTGGCTCGCGACGATCACGCGCTTCGCCACCGCCGAGTCCGCCCACCCCGGCGCCGAGGCGGAGGAGGCCGGCGCGGAAACAAGTGACGACGGCGCGGTCCTCGTCGGGTACGGGCCGCTCGTACGCGAGGCGGGGGTTCTCAACCGGTTCGCCCGCTACGAGACGGTCCAGACGGCGGCCCTCGCCGCGGCCGGCGTCGGGTGGGGACGGCCGTGGCACGCCGTCGGCCGCAACCTCTCGTATCCGAAGGGGCTGCTGGAGCGGCTCGGCGGGTTCGAGCACTCGGCCCGCTCGCTCTCCGGCGACGACGACCTGTTGGTCCAGGAGGCCGCCCGGCGCGGCGCGGCGCCCGTCCGCTACGTGTGGAGCCCGCGAGCCGCGGTCCCCTCCCCTGCCCCGCCGGACTGGGCGACGTTCTGGCGCCAGAAGCGTCGGCACGCGAGCGCGGGGTCCCACTACCCGGCCGGCGTCCTCCTCGGGCTCGGCCTGTTCCACACGGCCAACTACGCGCTGTGGCTCGGCGCCCCGCTCCTCCACCTCGCCACCGGCGTGCCCTACGGCTGGGGCCTCCTCGCCGCCAAGCTCCTCCTCCAGCGGACCGTGGTCAACGACGTGCTCGACGGCCTCGGCGACGAGCCCGACCTCCGCCTCTGGCAGCCCGTCCTCGACGGGCTCTCCGCGTTCTACCACGCGGCGTTCGCCGTGCTCGGCGTCCTGCCGGCGCCGAAACGCTGGTAG
- a CDS encoding CDP-alcohol phosphatidyltransferase family protein translates to MPTPPVRPPGFPDMGSFWTVANGLSFSRAVLVLPIAWLVYRGGPIGPMFALIGLAIATDWFDGRVARWSNTVSEWGKVLDATADKLAAAAVTLALLLRPPEAGPSLPLWFVALAISRDALLALGGLVQTRRLGRFTSSLWSGKVAVTALAVTVVAALFRAAPAVMEALIGLTAGVMAYSIVKYGVRFAAIMRHGPAALEPDGNTLRPEHRVVRAEDEGR, encoded by the coding sequence ATGCCCACGCCTCCCGTCCGTCCCCCCGGCTTCCCCGACATGGGGTCGTTCTGGACGGTGGCCAACGGGCTGAGCTTCTCGCGGGCGGTCCTCGTGCTGCCGATCGCGTGGCTCGTCTACCGCGGCGGCCCCATCGGGCCGATGTTCGCGCTCATCGGGCTGGCGATCGCGACCGACTGGTTCGACGGACGCGTGGCGCGGTGGAGCAACACGGTCAGCGAGTGGGGGAAGGTCCTCGACGCGACGGCCGACAAGCTGGCGGCGGCGGCGGTCACGCTCGCGCTCCTGCTTCGGCCGCCCGAGGCCGGGCCGAGCCTCCCGCTGTGGTTCGTGGCCCTCGCCATCTCGCGCGACGCTCTCCTCGCATTGGGGGGGCTCGTCCAGACGCGCCGCCTCGGCCGGTTCACGTCGTCGCTGTGGAGCGGGAAGGTGGCCGTGACCGCGCTCGCCGTCACCGTCGTGGCCGCCCTGTTCAGGGCGGCGCCCGCCGTGATGGAGGCGCTCATCGGGCTGACGGCCGGCGTCATGGCCTACTCCATCGTCAAGTACGGTGTCCGGTTCGCGGCCATCATGCGCCACGGGCCCGCCGCGCTGGAGCCCGACGGCAACACGCTTCGCCCCGAGCACCGCGTCGTGCGGGCGGAGGACGAGGGGCGGTAG
- the ftsY gene encoding signal recognition particle-docking protein FtsY — protein sequence MALFGFGRSKEKQESLEAGLEKTRTGLFDKLSRAVAGKDTVDDEVLDDLEEVLVTSDVGVNTTVEIIRRIEARVAEDKYVSTKELQGLMRAEIAELLLSHAPERPADFDAPLPNQPHVVMVVGVNGVGKTTSIGKIAHHYKEAGKKVLLGAADTFRAAATEQLDVWAQRAGVEIIKQYQGADPAAVAFDTLAAAKSRGADVVLIDTAGRLHNQVGLMDELAKVRRVMDRQVPGAPHEVLLVLDASTGQNAMRQAEAFTQSVEVTGLVLTKLDGTAKGGIVIGISNEFQIPVKYIGVGEGIGDLQVFDRAAFVAALFGDAAAA from the coding sequence ATGGCCCTGTTCGGGTTTGGACGCAGCAAAGAGAAGCAGGAGTCGCTCGAGGCCGGCCTCGAGAAGACCCGGACCGGCCTGTTCGACAAGCTCAGCCGCGCCGTCGCCGGCAAGGACACCGTCGACGACGAGGTCCTCGACGACCTCGAGGAGGTCCTCGTGACGTCCGACGTCGGCGTCAACACCACGGTCGAGATCATCCGCCGGATCGAGGCGCGTGTGGCCGAGGACAAGTACGTCTCGACGAAGGAGCTCCAGGGCCTCATGCGGGCCGAGATCGCCGAGCTCCTGCTCTCGCACGCGCCGGAGCGCCCGGCCGATTTCGACGCGCCACTCCCGAACCAGCCGCACGTCGTGATGGTCGTCGGCGTCAACGGCGTCGGGAAGACGACGTCGATCGGCAAGATCGCCCACCACTACAAGGAGGCCGGCAAGAAGGTGCTCCTCGGCGCGGCCGACACGTTCCGGGCCGCGGCCACCGAGCAACTTGACGTGTGGGCTCAGCGGGCCGGCGTCGAGATCATCAAGCAGTACCAGGGCGCCGACCCCGCGGCCGTCGCCTTCGACACGCTCGCGGCGGCGAAGTCGCGCGGCGCCGACGTCGTCCTCATCGACACGGCCGGCCGGCTCCACAACCAGGTCGGGTTGATGGACGAGCTCGCGAAGGTCCGCCGGGTCATGGACCGCCAGGTGCCCGGGGCCCCGCACGAGGTGCTCCTCGTGCTCGACGCGAGCACCGGCCAGAACGCGATGCGCCAGGCCGAGGCCTTTACCCAGTCCGTCGAGGTCACCGGCCTCGTGCTGACGAAGCTCGACGGGACGGCCAAGGGGGGCATCGTGATTGGCATTTCCAACGAGTTCCAGATACCCGTTAAGTACATCGGCGTCGGCGAGGGGATCGGGGACCTCCAGGTCTTCGACCGCGCAGCGTTCGTCGCGGCCCTCTTCGGAGACGCCGCGGCGGCCTAA